A region from the Actinoplanes sp. OR16 genome encodes:
- a CDS encoding DUF4397 domain-containing protein has product MRTLPLGRAAAVSLLALGGVAGLSASPAYAKANSQVTVVHGIPGQPVDVYVNGEKTIPDFQPGKVAGPLSLPAGEYDIALTKPGDAIGDALLTVDNAEVPGDANVSLVAHLDEGGKPVLTPFANDTAKLAAGKARLIVRHTAAAPAVDVRAGGTPVFEDVTNGEEGKADVDAGTVSADVVLAGTDTRVLGPADLDLAEGTATIVYAVGSAEDETLDIVSQTIEGLHSAPGGVPSGDGGRADGNGSLPLYGAGALGILLAMVGLFRLATTRVAGRR; this is encoded by the coding sequence ATGCGCACTCTCCCTCTCGGCCGCGCCGCCGCCGTGTCGCTGCTAGCCCTCGGCGGTGTGGCCGGACTGTCCGCCTCGCCCGCCTACGCCAAGGCGAACTCGCAGGTGACGGTGGTGCACGGCATTCCCGGTCAGCCCGTCGACGTCTACGTCAACGGCGAGAAGACCATTCCGGACTTCCAGCCCGGCAAGGTCGCCGGTCCGCTGAGCCTGCCGGCCGGCGAGTACGACATCGCGCTGACCAAGCCCGGCGACGCCATCGGCGACGCGCTGCTGACCGTCGACAACGCCGAGGTTCCCGGCGACGCCAACGTCAGCCTGGTCGCCCACCTCGACGAGGGTGGCAAGCCGGTCCTGACGCCGTTCGCCAACGACACCGCGAAACTCGCCGCCGGCAAGGCCCGGCTGATCGTGCGGCACACCGCGGCGGCCCCGGCCGTCGACGTGCGGGCCGGTGGCACGCCGGTCTTCGAGGACGTGACGAACGGCGAGGAGGGCAAGGCCGACGTCGACGCCGGCACGGTCTCCGCCGACGTGGTGCTGGCCGGCACCGACACCCGGGTCCTCGGCCCGGCCGACCTGGACCTCGCCGAAGGCACCGCCACCATCGTGTACGCGGTCGGCTCCGCCGAGGACGAGACCCTCGACATCGTCTCGCAGACCATCGAGGGCCTGCACTCGGCGCCGGGCGGCGTGCCCAGCGGCGACGGCGGCCGGGCGGACGGCAACGGGTCGCTGCCGCTGTACGGCGCCGGCGCTCTCGGCATCCTGCTCGCGATGGTCGGGCTGTTCCGGCTGGCTACCACCCGCGTCGCCGGCCGTCGATGA
- a CDS encoding fasciclin domain-containing protein, which translates to MRFTKAAAVATAAIAVTALSAAPAQATGKKPLKTKSLAAVLTADKSGFDRNGHDYDILTAAVTAVLKAKPGSKVGVLADGKTPVTAFLPNDRAFQLLVKDITKSRKLPGEKKAFTAVAGLGINTVESVLLYHVVPGATITKKAALKSDNAKLATAAGSKIKVDVYGPRWHKRIALIDADRSDRNPRINRFDINKGNRQIAHGIDRVLRPIDLP; encoded by the coding sequence ATGAGGTTCACGAAGGCCGCCGCCGTAGCCACCGCCGCGATCGCCGTCACGGCCCTCAGCGCCGCTCCGGCGCAGGCCACCGGCAAGAAGCCGCTCAAGACCAAGTCCCTGGCCGCGGTGCTGACCGCGGACAAGAGCGGCTTCGACCGCAACGGTCACGACTACGACATCCTGACCGCGGCGGTGACGGCGGTGCTGAAGGCGAAGCCGGGCAGCAAGGTGGGTGTGCTGGCCGACGGCAAGACGCCGGTCACCGCCTTCCTCCCCAACGACCGGGCCTTCCAGCTGCTGGTCAAGGACATCACCAAGTCCCGGAAGCTGCCGGGCGAGAAGAAGGCGTTCACCGCGGTGGCCGGCCTCGGCATCAACACCGTCGAGTCGGTGCTGCTCTACCACGTGGTGCCGGGCGCGACGATCACCAAGAAGGCGGCGCTCAAGTCCGACAACGCCAAGCTGGCGACCGCCGCAGGTTCCAAGATCAAGGTTGATGTGTACGGCCCCCGCTGGCACAAGCGCATCGCCCTGATCGACGCGGACCGTTCCGACCGCAACCCGCGGATCAACCGTTTCGACATCAACAAGGGCAACCGCCAGATCGCCCACGGCATCGACCGCGTCCTGCGCCCGATCGACCTCCCCTGA
- a CDS encoding class F sortase — protein MSVSSTPRRSPGRALLPLVAGLTLATTAGVAVIRSQPADDFGAPAVTALQSAPAQAPAVPIADGALPTIDTRAPTRLRIPALDLDAAVEAVGIEPSTGDFAVPPSVDRVGWYRYGPGFAADAGSIVIAGHVDSAADGKGAFFRLGALENGDTITLVGAGGQEREFRVVARERYRKTAIPLPEYFARDGATRLTLITCGGPFDARTRHYRDNVVVTATPTI, from the coding sequence ATGAGCGTAAGCAGCACGCCCCGGCGCTCGCCGGGGCGTGCCCTGCTCCCGCTGGTGGCCGGCCTTACGCTGGCCACCACGGCCGGTGTCGCCGTCATCAGGTCACAGCCGGCGGACGACTTCGGCGCCCCGGCGGTGACAGCCCTGCAATCCGCGCCGGCGCAGGCGCCGGCGGTGCCGATCGCCGACGGCGCCCTGCCTACCATCGACACCCGAGCACCCACCCGGCTGCGAATCCCCGCCCTGGATCTCGACGCGGCCGTCGAAGCAGTCGGGATCGAGCCGTCGACCGGCGACTTCGCCGTCCCGCCGAGCGTCGACCGGGTCGGCTGGTACCGCTACGGCCCCGGCTTCGCCGCCGACGCCGGCTCCATCGTCATCGCGGGCCACGTCGACAGCGCCGCCGACGGGAAGGGCGCGTTCTTCCGCCTCGGCGCGCTCGAGAACGGCGACACGATCACCCTCGTCGGCGCAGGCGGACAGGAACGGGAGTTCCGGGTGGTCGCCCGCGAGCGGTACCGCAAGACGGCCATCCCGCTGCCGGAATACTTCGCCCGCGACGGCGCCACCCGCCTCACCCTGATCACCTGCGGCGGGCCGTTCGACGCGCGGACCAGGCACTACCGGGACAACGTCGTGGTGACGGCGACTCCGACGATCTAG
- a CDS encoding sensor histidine kinase: MRRWGPTGRDGVLAGLLGVAAFVPGVAELGLAVGELPARDAGVPGLMLLLVQAGALVLRRIRPALCLAIAGGAFIAYQLLGYPPTVAGLALLVALYSAGAHLRRRRRETAIAAAVAYAGLAAGLRLLGSGERLIDFVTFAAVLAACWGAGSWVRRRQADEVRRRADGIRDERARIARELHDVVTHHVTAMVVQSDTAGLLIAPQPQRAAESMAAVSTSGREALVELRRLLGVLESGAALESGEATGGESRLADLVDRLRRAGQPVDFEEIGGPGPDGGLGLAVHRVVQEGLTNALKHARGRPTRVRVRHGGESTEIELVTLGSSRQRHREGRGLTGLRERVTVFGGTFDARADENGDFTIRATIPHGSAA; encoded by the coding sequence GTGCGCCGCTGGGGTCCGACGGGTCGGGATGGGGTCCTTGCGGGTCTTCTCGGTGTGGCCGCGTTCGTGCCGGGGGTCGCGGAGCTGGGGCTGGCGGTCGGTGAGCTGCCGGCGCGGGACGCCGGCGTACCAGGACTGATGTTGCTGCTCGTCCAAGCCGGTGCTCTGGTCCTGCGCCGGATCCGGCCCGCGCTCTGCCTGGCGATCGCCGGTGGTGCGTTCATCGCCTATCAGCTGCTCGGATATCCGCCGACGGTGGCCGGGCTGGCGTTGCTGGTCGCCCTCTACAGCGCCGGCGCCCATCTGCGGCGGCGGCGCCGGGAGACCGCGATCGCCGCTGCGGTCGCGTACGCCGGGCTGGCGGCGGGGCTGCGGCTGCTCGGCTCCGGGGAGCGGCTGATCGACTTCGTCACGTTCGCGGCGGTGCTCGCGGCCTGCTGGGGCGCCGGATCGTGGGTGCGCCGGCGGCAGGCCGATGAGGTGCGCAGACGGGCGGACGGCATCAGGGACGAGCGGGCCCGGATCGCCCGGGAACTGCACGACGTCGTCACCCATCACGTCACCGCCATGGTGGTGCAGTCCGACACCGCCGGTCTGCTGATCGCACCGCAGCCGCAGCGGGCGGCGGAATCGATGGCGGCGGTCAGCACCTCCGGTCGCGAGGCGCTCGTCGAGTTGAGGCGGCTCCTCGGCGTACTGGAGAGCGGCGCAGCACTGGAAAGCGGCGAAGCCACCGGCGGTGAAAGCCGCCTCGCCGACCTGGTGGATCGCCTGCGCCGCGCGGGTCAGCCGGTCGACTTCGAGGAGATCGGCGGCCCGGGACCGGACGGCGGACTCGGGCTCGCCGTGCATCGGGTGGTGCAGGAAGGCCTGACCAACGCGCTCAAGCACGCGCGTGGCCGCCCGACGCGCGTCCGGGTGCGGCACGGCGGCGAGTCGACAGAGATCGAACTCGTCACCCTGGGATCGTCCCGGCAACGCCATCGGGAAGGGCGCGGATTGACCGGGTTGAGAGAGCGGGTCACGGTCTTCGGCGGCACGTTCGACGCGCGCGCCGACGAGAACGGCGACTTCACCATCCGGGCCACGATCCCGCACGGGAGCGCCGCATGA
- a CDS encoding cytidine deaminase, translating into MTAISDEQWETLRSHAREAMTKAYAPYSKFPVGVAALVDDGRIVTGANIENASYGIGLCAECSLVSDLIMTGGGSLVAFACVDGDGNTLMPCGRCRQLLFEHSAPGMLLETLSGIKTIDEVLPDAFGPRTLRTYQESH; encoded by the coding sequence ATGACTGCCATTTCCGACGAGCAGTGGGAGACTCTGCGATCCCACGCCCGCGAGGCGATGACGAAGGCCTACGCGCCCTACTCCAAGTTCCCCGTGGGGGTGGCCGCCCTCGTCGACGACGGGCGCATCGTCACCGGCGCGAACATCGAGAACGCCTCGTACGGTATCGGGCTCTGCGCCGAGTGCTCCCTGGTCTCCGACCTGATCATGACCGGTGGCGGCTCGCTCGTCGCGTTCGCCTGCGTGGACGGCGACGGCAACACGCTGATGCCGTGCGGCCGTTGCCGGCAGCTGCTGTTCGAACACTCGGCGCCGGGCATGCTCCTCGAGACCCTCAGCGGCATCAAGACCATCGACGAGGTCCTCCCGGACGCGTTCGGCCCGCGAACCCTGCGTACCTACCAGGAATCACACTGA